The following proteins come from a genomic window of Pyxidicoccus sp. MSG2:
- a CDS encoding DUF2270 domain-containing protein, producing the protein MAGTERNKNDLLEPPWLSQQAMAQLFRGELSRSDTWRTRLDTTTNWALTTTAAVISFGFATPQSSHVTFLVGIWMVLSFLLIEARRYRYYDLWNRRVRLLEDGWWAPMLRREPVDPDAMRELAVEMSRPQIQLSLFSAISTRLNRAYGPILMVLMATWFVKVYSHPKPPKDFAEFLYRAHVAWLPGPVVMAFLVFLTIAATYLFISSFFIRAPMGELRTRPRGRRAALWESFYRPYAIHRRRTPAHRRPPSPRPSSSSEH; encoded by the coding sequence ATGGCAGGCACCGAGCGCAACAAGAACGACTTGCTGGAGCCGCCCTGGCTCTCGCAGCAGGCCATGGCGCAGCTCTTCCGTGGCGAGCTGAGCCGCTCCGACACGTGGCGCACGCGCCTGGACACCACCACCAACTGGGCGCTCACCACGACGGCGGCCGTCATCTCCTTCGGCTTCGCCACACCGCAGAGCTCCCACGTCACCTTCCTGGTGGGCATCTGGATGGTGTTGTCCTTCCTCCTCATCGAGGCGCGGCGCTACCGCTACTACGACTTGTGGAACCGCCGGGTCCGTCTGCTGGAGGACGGTTGGTGGGCGCCCATGCTCCGGCGCGAGCCCGTGGACCCGGACGCGATGCGCGAACTGGCGGTGGAGATGTCCCGCCCGCAAATCCAGCTGTCGCTCTTCTCCGCCATCTCCACGCGGCTCAACCGCGCCTACGGGCCCATCCTGATGGTCCTGATGGCCACGTGGTTCGTGAAGGTCTACAGCCACCCCAAGCCGCCGAAGGACTTCGCCGAGTTCCTGTACCGCGCCCATGTGGCCTGGCTCCCCGGCCCCGTGGTGATGGCCTTCCTGGTCTTCCTCACCATCGCCGCCACCTACCTGTTCATCTCCTCCTTCTTCATCCGCGCCCCCATGGGGGAGCTGCGCACGCGCCCCCGGGGCCGACGCGCCGCCCTCTGGGAGTCGTTCTACCGGCCCTACGCCATCCACAGGCGCCGCACGCCCGCCCACCGCCGCCCCCCGTCGCCTCGCCCGTCGTCGTCTTCCGAGCACTGA
- a CDS encoding response regulator, producing MSAVNPIQALSDLLQEERERVARLWAKRLRAETYEVDIPGRDLRAPLRRLLDELARLLRDRGDDAVRLWPEVVRSHGAFRYSQSFDPEDLTREFKSLEEVLLYVYGRRNGNSIEPEVAELIAELVWEAHAAAQASYARVLKTEEVRFREAAVMESVLNQVDVGILLAEVDGTVSFVTPPVSRLMGLPMRAVLGARAANTLSPVLSQVNARHLTGEPFKVTDMPFLRALKEKGPVRGVMMVVERPSGGEATLELSATPVWEEEGELAGAIQTFTDRTEAVNKTKALQSAHGELRRLQGRLLQRTRQQALGQLASGAAHALNNFLNVLRLRITLLQREFKAEHLEALDKTVGQIGELVARLQEFNVQRTQEQPTDVPVDQTVREALELARGELEQREHPVHVDLDLGSPGQVRADAGFFRELIVNLLLSARDRMENGGRLRVTTRAEGEPWLTLRIEDEGPPYAVEELTQLFDPLRRDTGAPQLSLYLAVARAQVQRWGGELTAENSTSGHGAAFVVRLPRVHEAAAQAPRGEASRAEVTRPEAPRRFQKTRRVLVVDDDLDNARMMAEVLGEEGYEVQVAISPEVALGMWDRRRFDAALLDAVMPEMSGWELARELRQRSPQTLLAIVTGMDVRGQNRANLALVDAVFRKPIDVGALDDFLGQSEGGAGEGGPAGEAGPEAPDLGPSGIQH from the coding sequence GTGTCCGCCGTGAATCCCATCCAGGCCCTCTCCGACCTGCTCCAGGAAGAGCGCGAACGCGTGGCGCGCCTCTGGGCGAAGCGCCTGCGCGCCGAGACGTACGAGGTGGACATCCCGGGACGCGACTTGCGCGCCCCACTGCGCCGGCTCCTGGACGAGCTGGCCCGGCTGCTCAGGGACCGGGGGGATGATGCGGTGCGCCTGTGGCCGGAGGTGGTGCGCTCACACGGCGCCTTTCGCTACAGCCAGAGCTTCGACCCCGAGGACCTGACGCGCGAGTTCAAGTCCCTCGAGGAGGTGCTGCTGTACGTCTACGGGCGCCGCAACGGGAACTCCATCGAGCCCGAGGTGGCGGAGCTCATCGCCGAGCTGGTGTGGGAGGCGCACGCGGCGGCGCAGGCGTCCTATGCGCGGGTGCTGAAGACGGAGGAGGTGCGCTTCCGCGAGGCGGCGGTGATGGAGTCGGTGCTCAACCAGGTGGACGTGGGCATCCTCCTCGCGGAGGTGGACGGCACGGTGTCGTTCGTCACGCCGCCGGTGAGCCGGCTGATGGGGCTGCCCATGCGCGCGGTGCTGGGCGCGCGCGCGGCGAACACGCTCAGCCCGGTGCTGTCGCAGGTGAACGCGCGCCACCTGACCGGTGAGCCGTTCAAGGTGACGGACATGCCCTTCCTGCGCGCGCTCAAGGAGAAGGGGCCGGTGCGCGGGGTGATGATGGTGGTGGAGCGTCCCAGCGGCGGCGAGGCCACGCTGGAGCTGAGCGCCACGCCCGTCTGGGAGGAGGAGGGTGAGCTGGCCGGCGCCATCCAGACCTTCACCGACCGCACCGAGGCGGTGAACAAGACGAAGGCGCTGCAGAGCGCGCACGGCGAGCTGCGCCGCCTCCAGGGGCGCCTGTTGCAGCGCACCCGTCAGCAGGCGCTGGGGCAGCTGGCCAGCGGCGCGGCGCACGCGCTCAACAACTTCCTCAACGTGCTGCGGCTGCGAATCACGCTGTTGCAGCGCGAGTTCAAGGCCGAGCACCTGGAGGCGCTCGACAAGACGGTGGGGCAGATTGGCGAGCTGGTGGCGCGGCTGCAGGAGTTCAACGTGCAGCGCACCCAGGAGCAGCCCACCGACGTGCCGGTGGACCAGACGGTGCGCGAGGCGCTGGAGCTGGCGCGCGGGGAGCTGGAGCAGCGCGAGCACCCCGTCCACGTGGACCTGGACCTGGGCAGCCCGGGGCAGGTGCGTGCGGACGCGGGCTTCTTCCGCGAGCTCATCGTCAACCTGCTGCTCTCCGCGAGAGACCGCATGGAGAATGGAGGCCGGCTGCGCGTCACCACCCGTGCGGAGGGCGAGCCGTGGCTGACGTTGCGCATCGAGGACGAGGGCCCGCCGTACGCGGTGGAGGAGCTGACGCAGCTGTTCGACCCGCTGCGGAGGGACACCGGGGCGCCGCAGCTGTCGCTGTACCTGGCGGTGGCGCGCGCGCAGGTGCAGCGCTGGGGTGGCGAGCTGACGGCGGAGAACAGCACCTCGGGACACGGTGCGGCCTTCGTGGTGCGGCTGCCGCGCGTACATGAGGCGGCGGCGCAGGCGCCCCGCGGGGAGGCCTCGCGCGCGGAGGTGACGCGGCCGGAGGCGCCCCGGCGCTTCCAGAAGACGCGCCGCGTGCTGGTGGTGGATGACGATTTGGACAACGCGCGGATGATGGCGGAGGTGCTGGGCGAGGAGGGTTACGAGGTGCAGGTGGCCATCAGCCCGGAGGTGGCGCTGGGGATGTGGGACCGGCGCCGCTTCGATGCCGCGCTGCTGGACGCCGTCATGCCGGAGATGAGTGGGTGGGAGCTGGCGCGCGAGCTGCGACAGCGCTCGCCGCAGACGCTGCTCGCCATCGTCACCGGCATGGACGTGCGCGGGCAGAACCGCGCCAACCTGGCGCTGGTGGACGCGGTGTTCCGCAAGCCCATCGACGTGGGCGCGCTGGACGACTTCCTCGGCCAGTCGGAGGGCGGCGCGGGCGAGGGCGGGCCGGCCGGGGAGGCGGGCCCGGAGGCGCCGGACCTGGGCCCCTCGGGAATCCAGCACTGA
- a CDS encoding NIPSNAP family protein produces the protein MPRPQVFTPALLLLSLACAGSRPTTDAPSMPHDSCCAIVELRQYTLKPGQRDTLVDLFEREFIESQEAVGMPIPGEFRDLDRPERFVWLRGFSDMASRHQGLTTFYGGPVWKANRETANGTMLDSSNVLLLKPSRPDSGFGHPLGERPPKGATAIPPSVVLATVYSFDAPVDEDFVRFFENELKPALAEAGLPVSAYFQTDDSPNTFTPLPVREGEHVFVWFSGAPSAEALQERLSRLTASQAWSARVEPELKRRLKSAPEVLRLSPGARSRLRE, from the coding sequence ATGCCACGGCCTCAAGTCTTCACTCCCGCCCTCCTGCTGCTCTCGCTGGCCTGCGCGGGCTCCCGACCCACCACGGACGCGCCCTCCATGCCCCACGACTCCTGCTGCGCGATTGTCGAGCTCCGCCAGTACACCCTGAAGCCCGGACAGCGGGACACGCTGGTGGACCTCTTCGAGCGCGAGTTCATCGAAAGCCAGGAGGCCGTCGGCATGCCCATTCCGGGGGAGTTCCGCGACCTCGACCGGCCCGAGCGCTTCGTCTGGCTCCGGGGCTTCTCCGACATGGCCTCGCGACACCAGGGGCTCACCACCTTCTACGGCGGCCCCGTCTGGAAGGCGAACCGCGAGACGGCGAACGGCACCATGCTGGACTCCTCCAACGTGCTGCTGCTCAAGCCCTCCCGCCCCGACTCCGGCTTCGGCCACCCCCTGGGCGAGCGTCCCCCGAAGGGTGCCACCGCCATTCCCCCGAGCGTGGTCCTCGCCACCGTGTACTCCTTCGACGCGCCAGTGGATGAGGACTTCGTCCGCTTCTTCGAGAACGAATTGAAGCCCGCGCTGGCCGAGGCCGGCCTGCCCGTCTCGGCGTACTTCCAGACGGACGACAGCCCCAACACCTTCACCCCGCTGCCCGTCCGGGAAGGTGAGCACGTCTTCGTCTGGTTCTCCGGCGCGCCTTCCGCCGAGGCCCTCCAGGAGCGCCTGTCACGGCTCACGGCCTCGCAGGCGTGGAGCGCGCGCGTGGAGCCGGAGTTGAAGCGCCGCCTCAAGTCCGCGCCCGAGGTGCTCCGGCTGTCGCCCGGTGCTCGCTCACGCCTGCGGGAGTGA
- a CDS encoding PLP-dependent aminotransferase family protein, which translates to MKRAPSGIVPIIAVDRRSAVPLYRQIYEGYREAIVDRRLRAGERLPSTRSLSTELGISRIPILGAFEQLLAEGYFESRVGAGTFVARSLPDEAPPADAHAPVRGTPGRRILSQGSAVLGESLTSEPWHGGWGAFRVSQPAVDHFPFQVWSALLARHSRNPTRSLLTYGDPMGYRPFREALAAYLRTSRAVRCEADHIMVVSGSQQALELSARVLLDARSPVWMEEPGYPGAKDVLTMAGARMVPVPVDAEGLDVSAGIERCANARAAYVTPSHQYPLGVTLSASRRLQLLDWAQRSGAWILEDDYDSEYRYESLPVSALQGLDRDARVIYIGTFSKVLFPALRVGYMVLPPDLVPRFARVRDAMDIFPPTLFQAALTDFLTEGHFARHLRKMRQLYRERRTVLVESLAQELGDTVEVLGAQAGMHLVAALPKRFKDRQLSERAAKEGIWAMPLSSCYLEKASRPGLVLGYGGTDAGRIPDAVRRLRKAIRAG; encoded by the coding sequence ATGAAGCGAGCCCCGTCGGGCATCGTCCCCATCATCGCGGTGGACCGCCGCTCGGCCGTGCCGCTGTACCGGCAGATATACGAGGGCTATCGCGAGGCCATCGTCGACCGGCGGCTGCGCGCGGGAGAGCGGCTGCCCTCGACGCGGAGCCTGTCCACCGAGCTGGGAATCTCCCGCATCCCCATCCTGGGCGCCTTCGAGCAGCTCCTCGCGGAGGGCTACTTCGAGAGCCGCGTGGGGGCGGGCACCTTCGTCGCCCGCTCGCTCCCCGACGAGGCGCCACCGGCCGATGCCCACGCCCCGGTGCGAGGCACCCCGGGCCGGCGCATCCTCTCGCAGGGGAGCGCGGTCCTCGGAGAGAGCCTCACGTCCGAGCCCTGGCACGGAGGCTGGGGCGCGTTTCGCGTGAGCCAGCCCGCGGTGGACCACTTCCCGTTCCAGGTCTGGTCGGCGCTGCTGGCGCGGCACTCGCGCAACCCCACCCGGAGCCTGCTGACCTATGGCGACCCCATGGGGTACCGGCCGTTTCGCGAGGCGCTCGCCGCGTACCTGCGCACGTCGCGCGCGGTGCGGTGCGAGGCGGACCACATCATGGTGGTGAGCGGCTCGCAGCAGGCGCTGGAATTGTCGGCGCGTGTGCTGCTGGACGCGCGCAGTCCCGTCTGGATGGAGGAACCGGGCTACCCGGGGGCGAAGGACGTGCTCACGATGGCGGGCGCTCGCATGGTGCCAGTGCCCGTGGACGCGGAGGGGCTGGACGTGAGCGCGGGCATCGAGCGCTGCGCGAATGCGAGGGCCGCGTATGTCACGCCTTCGCACCAGTACCCGCTCGGGGTGACGCTGAGCGCGTCGCGCCGGCTGCAATTGCTGGACTGGGCGCAGCGCAGCGGCGCGTGGATTCTGGAGGACGACTACGACAGCGAGTACCGCTACGAGAGCCTCCCCGTGTCCGCGCTGCAGGGGCTGGATAGGGATGCGCGCGTCATCTACATCGGGACCTTCAGCAAGGTGCTCTTCCCGGCGCTGCGGGTGGGTTACATGGTGCTCCCACCGGACCTCGTGCCGCGCTTCGCGCGCGTGCGCGATGCGATGGACATCTTCCCGCCCACGCTCTTCCAGGCGGCGCTGACGGACTTCCTCACCGAGGGCCACTTCGCGCGTCACCTGCGGAAGATGCGGCAGCTCTATCGCGAGCGGCGCACGGTGCTCGTGGAGTCGCTCGCCCAGGAACTGGGCGACACGGTGGAGGTCCTCGGCGCGCAGGCGGGCATGCACCTGGTGGCGGCCCTGCCGAAGCGCTTCAAGGACCGACAGCTCTCCGAGCGCGCCGCGAAGGAGGGCATCTGGGCCATGCCGCTGTCGTCCTGCTACCTGGAGAAGGCGTCCCGACCGGGGCTGGTGCTGGGGTACGGCGGTACGGACGCCGGGCGGATTCCGGACGCGGTGCGACGGCTCCGGAAGGCCATTCGCGCAGGCTGA
- a CDS encoding tetratricopeptide repeat protein: MGLGPPGRGTRVARVSASQELERVRRKVEAGESLSDTELELLRVEARSTPGPTPRLAVAHALINAGAEREALPLLESLRRDFPRDIPVRLGLARALLGLERHGDAEALLREVRAQEPDDPEVLKVLAVLGLRRGEADKARAYVKDALERDPFDAEARLLKEELEAADLPPPPAPQEQVLRPEFTTALAAALGRARVTFRRQGKDLLVKLASGGVGRVDVGSLYAAWCESPGTEGLTAHVDALAARLGGLSSGLSAEGAALESRLRPVLRPADFAARAVGALHRPGPAGLKVFYVLEDADFVRYLPESALAPVGLTAEAVDAAAWRNLEASPAPVRPVLIDQGEVRLAEAFSGLWAVAAGDGHDGARLLTTSQRERLTLEAGDEPLRVSLGRRELALVCRESDAAAREALERLVPSPDGIAGVFRLTAEGLSAV; the protein is encoded by the coding sequence ATGGGGTTGGGCCCGCCCGGGCGTGGCACTAGAGTCGCGCGGGTGAGCGCCTCCCAAGAACTGGAGCGCGTCCGCCGGAAGGTGGAGGCGGGCGAGAGTCTCAGCGACACGGAGTTGGAGTTGCTGCGCGTGGAGGCACGCAGCACGCCCGGCCCGACGCCGAGGCTCGCGGTGGCCCATGCGCTCATCAACGCGGGTGCAGAGCGCGAGGCCCTGCCATTGCTGGAGTCCCTGCGACGCGACTTCCCCCGGGACATACCCGTGCGTCTGGGCCTCGCCCGCGCGCTGCTGGGCCTGGAGCGCCATGGCGACGCGGAGGCGTTGCTGCGCGAGGTGCGGGCGCAGGAGCCGGATGACCCTGAAGTCCTCAAGGTGCTCGCGGTGCTCGGGCTGCGGCGCGGCGAGGCCGACAAGGCCCGCGCGTATGTGAAGGACGCGCTCGAGCGAGACCCCTTCGACGCCGAGGCCCGGCTGCTGAAGGAGGAGCTGGAGGCCGCCGACCTGCCGCCTCCGCCCGCGCCCCAGGAGCAGGTGCTGCGTCCGGAGTTCACCACGGCGCTCGCCGCCGCGCTGGGCCGGGCCCGGGTGACCTTCCGGCGGCAGGGGAAGGACCTGTTGGTGAAGCTCGCCTCGGGAGGAGTGGGGCGCGTGGACGTGGGCTCGCTGTACGCGGCGTGGTGTGAGTCGCCGGGCACGGAAGGGCTCACCGCGCACGTGGATGCGCTGGCGGCGCGGCTGGGAGGACTCTCCTCGGGTCTGAGCGCGGAGGGCGCCGCGCTGGAGTCACGGCTGCGGCCGGTGTTGCGGCCGGCGGACTTCGCGGCGCGGGCAGTGGGCGCGCTGCACCGGCCGGGCCCCGCGGGCCTGAAGGTCTTCTACGTGCTGGAGGACGCCGACTTCGTGCGCTACCTGCCGGAGTCCGCGCTGGCCCCCGTGGGACTCACGGCCGAGGCGGTGGACGCGGCGGCCTGGCGCAACCTGGAGGCGAGCCCCGCGCCGGTGCGGCCCGTCCTCATCGACCAGGGAGAGGTGCGGCTCGCGGAGGCCTTCTCCGGACTGTGGGCCGTGGCGGCGGGAGATGGCCACGACGGTGCACGCCTGCTCACCACGTCGCAGCGGGAGCGGTTGACGCTGGAGGCCGGTGACGAACCGCTGCGGGTGTCGCTGGGCCGACGGGAATTGGCCCTCGTCTGCCGCGAGTCGGACGCCGCCGCGCGGGAAGCGCTGGAGCGACTGGTGCCGTCTCCTGATGGGATTGCAGGCGTCTTCCGCCTCACCGCGGAGGGACTCTCCGCTGTGTGA
- a CDS encoding DUF4230 domain-containing protein — protein sequence MAHLSRVLTILLGATLGAVGAWLLLRPPPTSLPDTPSVVQQMRDVARLETLDVSLYKKVAFSPQPEATDALWKDVLSWAAYTIRNQHGRAIVFADARLGFDFQRFDASHLQVAGTRVYVVLPPLEVKVELRPGETEVIDSNLDSAQTAQLLEKARVAFEQEVRADSRLRQRARDSAERSLRALLLTLGYREVLFVENLPTATAG from the coding sequence ATGGCGCACCTCTCGCGAGTCCTCACCATCCTCCTGGGTGCCACGCTCGGCGCGGTGGGCGCCTGGCTGCTCCTCCGCCCGCCGCCCACCTCCCTGCCGGACACGCCGTCCGTCGTGCAGCAGATGCGCGACGTGGCCCGGCTGGAGACGCTGGATGTGTCCCTCTACAAGAAGGTGGCCTTCAGTCCCCAGCCCGAGGCCACCGACGCGCTGTGGAAGGACGTGCTGAGCTGGGCCGCCTACACGATTCGCAATCAGCATGGCCGCGCCATCGTCTTCGCGGACGCGCGGCTGGGCTTCGACTTCCAGCGCTTCGACGCGTCCCACCTCCAGGTGGCTGGCACCCGCGTGTACGTGGTGCTGCCGCCGCTGGAGGTGAAGGTGGAGCTGCGCCCCGGGGAGACGGAGGTCATCGACTCCAACCTGGACAGCGCGCAGACGGCGCAGCTCCTGGAGAAGGCTCGCGTGGCCTTCGAGCAGGAGGTGCGCGCCGATTCTCGCCTGCGCCAGCGCGCCCGGGACTCCGCGGAGCGCTCCCTGCGCGCACTGCTGCTCACGCTGGGCTACCGCGAGGTGCTCTTCGTGGAGAACCTGCCCACGGCCACCGCGGGCTGA
- a CDS encoding 2OG-Fe(II) oxygenase — protein sequence MELTDNEVEALGTRGYFIRPAFLGEARAHAARDEALARADSGGLRPAAIRRGADRTRDTAVRGDLIDWVLPEPGTPLGVLWESFRELGEALSAGAYLGLGRFDLQLACYPGGGAHYARHRDAFPGQSNRRATAIWYANAGWTPAHGGVLRLYPEDSAPVDVEPSLDRLVVFLSERIEHEVLPAFAPRLALTAWYYGRDAG from the coding sequence GTGGAGCTGACGGACAACGAGGTCGAAGCGCTGGGGACGCGCGGATATTTCATCCGGCCCGCATTCCTGGGCGAGGCGCGGGCGCACGCGGCGCGGGACGAGGCCCTGGCCCGCGCGGACTCTGGCGGCCTGCGGCCCGCGGCCATCCGGCGCGGCGCGGACCGCACGCGAGACACGGCCGTGCGCGGAGACCTCATCGACTGGGTGCTGCCGGAGCCGGGCACGCCACTGGGCGTGCTGTGGGAGTCCTTCCGCGAGCTGGGCGAGGCCCTGTCCGCCGGCGCATACCTGGGGCTCGGGCGCTTCGACTTGCAGCTCGCCTGCTACCCGGGCGGAGGGGCTCACTACGCGCGCCACCGTGACGCGTTCCCCGGCCAGTCCAACCGGCGGGCCACGGCCATCTGGTACGCCAACGCGGGCTGGACGCCGGCACACGGCGGCGTGCTGCGCCTGTACCCGGAGGACTCGGCGCCGGTGGACGTGGAGCCCTCCCTGGACCGGCTGGTGGTGTTCCTGAGCGAGCGAATCGAGCACGAGGTGCTGCCCGCCTTCGCCCCGCGCCTTGCGCTCACCGCCTGGTACTACGGGCGCGACGCGGGCTGA